The following coding sequences are from one Aethina tumida isolate Nest 87 chromosome 2, icAetTumi1.1, whole genome shotgun sequence window:
- the LOC109604848 gene encoding lysosomal alpha-mannosidase-like isoform X2: MGHKSRMRNLLVIFALCVLCVSAKPAKKIRESSCGYETCHPVDNTKINVHLIPHSHDDVGWLKTVDQYFFGAKTNIQSAGVNYIITNTVQSLKANPNRRFIQVETEFFKKWWEEASDSLRQDFRDLVNNGQIEMINGAIAMNDEACTNYMSTIDQFTWGLRFLNDTLGRCGIPKIGWQIDPFGHSREQASLFTQFGFNGFFFSRLDENDRKNRKENRRLDFLWQGSSSLENNEIFGSIFPTSLYFPPNDLNWDVGATDDPVIDDPESPDYNVPKFLTSVKKTIDEYKNWFPTNNIIFPMGGDFQYQAAEMQFLNMDKLIKIFENNSDINVIYSTPSCYLKAVYDANPTLKLKTDDFFPYGNSDHEYWAGYFTSRPNSKRFERTGNNILQATKQLTALAKLSGGKDYTDDVNDLREEMGIMQHHDAITGTEKQHVTSDYVRRLTKGIRNAEEHLDEVIGTLLEAKLDGVNLQSCLLANVSICSTEKGNNVIVVYNPLSRPVSHYVRVPVADGDYIVTGSDSTQIKSNIVPAISSFDYIPNEVGTPLPNELVFLAESIPAFGLQVYYLEKSGETTPKSENKQLKYTYGDNVNGFTINSTTGLLSSVTIQGKTVEITQEFLYYESAESGIWSGAYLFRPKVNTTAKSLSESVKIKSVRSTDNVDEVVQVFNDYITQIIRVYKNVEHSYIEFDWLVGPLPIGEQAGMGNEIISRFTVSDFDNDQVFYTDSNGRELIRREINKRPDYTYDPSYEPIASNYYPVTSRILIRDEAKNLEVAVLNDRSQAGSSLDNGELELMVHRRLFHDDYKGVDENLNETEFGQGVVVRGSHYLTLGEISPKEGNSAAVIERELALRKLLAPLVLVGSTDKTKNEVNEINFEYVSIKKSLPDNVNVLTLEPWKDNSYILRLENIYESDENSNVATVDLNHIFEKIQFSNIQETTLAANQWLDEFSEIPKFSWTSDVRKMKGWNVDTSKESGSTITLAPMQIRTFIVEV, from the exons ATGGGGCATAAGTCAAGGATGAGGAACCTACTGGTAATCTTTGCCCTTTGTGTTTTGTGCGTTAGTGCAAAACCGGCGAAAAAAATTAGGGAAAGCTCTTGTGGCTACGAG ACATGCCACCCCGtggataatacaaaaataaatgtgcatCTTATACCTCACTCACACGACGACGTAGGTTGGCTAAAAACAGTCGATCAGTACTTCTTTGGAG CCAAAACTAACATCCAAAGTGCCGGAGTCAACTACATCATAACCAACACAGTTCAATCACTGAAAGCGAATCCAAACAGAAGGTTCATCCAGGTGGAGACGgagttctttaaaaaatggtgggAAGAAGCGTCGGACAGCCTTCGCCAGGACTTCAGAGATCTGGTAAACAACGGCCAGATCGAAATGATCAACGGCGCCATCGCCATGAACGATGAGGCTTGCACCAACTACATGTCGACCATCGATCAGTTCACCTGGGGTTTGAGGTTCTTGAACGACACTTTGGGACGTTGCGGTATCCCGAAGATCGGCTGGCAAATCGATCCCTTCGGACACAGCAGGGAGCAGGCCTCCTTGTTCACGCAGTTCGGTTTCAACGGATTCTTCTTCTCGAGACTTGACGAGAACGACAGGAAGAACAGGAAGGAGAACAGAAGACTCGATTTCTTGTGGCAAGGCAGTTCCAGTTTGGAAAACAACGAGATTTTCGGAAGCATCTTCCCTACTAGCCTATATTTCCCTCCCAATGATCTTAACTGGGATGTTGGTGCTACCGATGATCCGGTCATCGATGATCCGGAAAGTCCTGACTACAATGTTCCTAAATTC CTTACTAGCGTCAAAAAAACGATCGATGAGTACAAAAACTGGTTCCCAACGAACAACATCATTTTCCCAATGGGAGGTGATTTCCAATATCAGGCTGCTGAAATGCAGTTTTTGAACATGGACAAACTCATCaagatttttgaaaacaattcTGATATCAATGTCATCTATTCCACACCATCGTGTTACTTGAAGGCAGTATATGATGCTAACCCGACTCTTAAATTGAAAACTGATGACTTCTTCCCATATGGCAACAGCGACCATGAATATTGGGCGGGATACTTCACATCAAGACCCAATTCCAAGAGATTTGAAAGGACAGGAAACAATATCTTGCAAGCGACAAAACAACTCACTGCATTAGCAAAACTTTCTGGTGGAAAGGATTACACTGATGATGTTAACGATTTGCGCGAAGAAATGGGCATTATGCAACATCACGATGCTATTACTGGTACTGAAAAGCAACACGTAACTTCCGACTACGTTAGAAGATTAACCAAAGGAATTAGAAATGCTGAAGAACATTTGGATGAAGTTATTGG aaCACTTTTGGAAGCTAAATTGGATGGGGTTAATCTTCAATCTTGCCTTCTTGCTAATGTTAGTATCTGCAGTACTGAAAAAGGAAACaatgttattgttgtttacaATCCTCTATCTAGACCAGTATCTCATTATGTACGTGTCCCAGTTGCCGACGGAGATTACATAGTAACTGGATCTGACt CTACTCAAATTAAGTCAAACATTGTGCCAGCCATCTCAAGTTTCGATTATATCCCAAATGAAGTCGGTACTCCACTTCCAAATGAATTAGTTTTTCTAGCTGAAAGCATTCCTGCTTTTGGTCTCCAAGTGTACTATTTGGAAAAATCTGGTGAAACCACAccaaaatctgaaaataaacaattaaaatatacttacgGAGATAATGTCAACGGATTCACAATCAACTCTACGACAGGTTTGCTGAGTTCTGTCACCATCCAAGGAAAAACTGTTGAAATTACAcaagaatttttatactacGAAAGTGCTGAAAGCGGCATTTGGTCTGGCGCATATCTATTCCGCCCAAAAGTTAACACAACAGCTAAATCACTCTCTGaatctgttaaaattaaatctgtcAGGAGCACTGATAATGTAGATGAGGTTGTTCAAGTATTCAATGATTACATTACACAAATCATCCGTGTCTACAAAAACGTTGAGCATAGCTACATTGAGTTTGACTGGCTTGTTGGACCATTACCAAT tggTGAACAGGCTGGCATGGGCAATGAGATTATTTCGAGGTTCACAGTTTCAGATTTCGACAACGATCAAGTTTTCTACACTGACTCCAATGGCAGGGAATTGATTAGACGTGAAATTAACAAACGTCCCGATTACACCTACGACCCATCCTACGAACCGATCGCCAGCAATTACTATCCTGTTACTTCTAGAATTTTGATCCGAGATGAAGCCAAGAATTTAGAAGTGGCCGTTTTGAACGATCGTTCCCAAGCAGGTTCGAGCTTGGACAATGGAGAATTGGAACTTATGGTGCACAGGCGTTTGTTCCATGACGACTACAAAGGTGTCGACGAGAACTTAAACGAAACCGAATTTGGACAAGGTGTTGTGGTTAGGGGATCACACTACCTTACACTTGGGGAAATTTCTCCAAAGGAGGGAAATTCTGCGGCGGTTATTGAAAGAGAGTTGGCTTTGAGAAAACTGCTGGCACCTTTGGTGCTTGTTGGGTCGACCGATAAAACGAAGAATgaagtaaatgaaataaatttcgaa taTGTTTCTATCAAGAAAAGTCTTCCTGATAATGTGAACGTTTTGACTCTGGAACCATGGAAAGATAACAGTTACATCTTGAggcttgaaaatatttatgaaagcgATGAGAATTCGAATGTAGCAACTGTTGATCTAAAT catatttttgaaaaaatacagtttagcaatattcaagaaacaactttGGCAGCTAACCAATGGTTGGACGAGTTCTCTGAAATTCCTAAATTCTCGTGGACATCTGATGTACGTAAAATGAAAGGATGGAATGTTGACACCAGCAAAGAGAGTGGCAGCACTATAACATTGGCACCTATGCAAATTAGAACCTTCATTGTAGaagtttaa
- the LOC109608056 gene encoding toll-like receptor 13, with translation MYRYKIFKLQCLLIFTLIINVDCTSFIKPNTSDSMKCIYDGNGTFSATCINAIPSYFKITPYMFDNKTVSLRCVNCTLTTLETGTFNFTGNYFKNLDLSNSAIEYVEIKAFVGCSTVENLLLVNNHIKLIYPLTFFGVENVQQLELQNNKIEGLKENGFLELINLKKLNLRENSISFIEKNSFNGLGELLELDLSYNKIKTSNNETWTNLINLEILNLQHNELTKLSGDEFFNMSALRKLDLSWNKITVPAFTLNVEFPRNVLLYLDLSHNSISVLSPFMYKTLNSLSNLDLSFNNIQEIPQKSLHGLENIDNISISHNNLTTFRIRTFSGLSGLKYLNMSHNNIRKCKIDLFFRIFYLHDLDLSYNKLKDLDYISFVSSHPWLSYLNLRDNLFPCELKKDMDDYFKKDDFRYAIWSKSGEKCARKIT, from the exons ATGTATAGATATAAA atatttaaattacaatgccTCCTTATTTTCACACTCATCATTAACGTTGATTGTACATCTTTTATAAAACCCAATACTTCAGATTCGATGAAATGCATCTACGATGGAAATGGTACCTTTAGTGCGACATGCATAAACGCGATTCCCAGTTACTTCAAAATTACTCCATACATGTTCGATAACAAGACCGTAAGCTTAAGATGTGTTAATTGTACATTGACCACCTTAGAAACAGGAACATTCAATTTCACCGGAAATTATTTCAAGAATCTAGATCTCAGCAACAGTGCGATAGaatatgttgaaattaaaGCTTTCGTTGGTTGTTCAACTGTGGAAAATCTACTGTTAGTAAATAACCACATTAAGTTGATTTATCCTCTAACTTTTTTTGGTGTAGAAAATGTTCAACAATTGGAActacaaaacaacaaaatcgAAGGTTTAAAGGAAAATGGATTTTTGGAATTAATCAATCTTAAAAAACTTAACCTCagagaaaattcaatttcttttatagaaaaaaattcgtTTAATGGTCTTGGTGAATTACTGGAGCTGGACTTgagttacaataaaattaaaacttctaataaCGAGACGTGGactaacttaataaatttggaaattttgaaTCTACAACACAACGAACTTACTAAACTGTCCGgcgatgaattttttaatatgtcggCACTGAGAAAGTTGGATTTATCTTGgaataaaattactgttcCCGCATTTACACTGAACGTGGAATTTCCGCGAAATGTTTTGTTGTATTTGGATTTGTCTCATAATAGCATAAGTGTTCTATCCCCGTTTATGTATAAGACTTTAAATTCACTTAGTAATTTGGATTTAAgtttcaacaatattcaagAAATTCCACAAAAAAGTTTGCAtggtttagaaaatattgacaACATAAGTATCTCACACAACAACCTAACAACATTCCGAATTCGTACGTTTTCGGGGTTGTCAGGACTGAAGTATTTGAATATGTCCCACAACAACATAAGGAAATGTAAGATAGATTTATTCTTTCGCATATTTTACCTCCACGATTTGGATTTATCATACAacaaactaaaggatctagaCTACATTTCATTCGTATCAAGTCATCCGTGGTTATCGTATCTTAATCTTCGAGACAATTTATTTCCTTGTGAATTAAAAAAGGACATGGATGACTATTTTAAGAAAGACGACTTCAGATACGCCATTTGGTCAAAAAGTGGAGAGAAATGTGCGAGAAAGATaacataa
- the LOC126264681 gene encoding insulin-like growth factor-binding protein complex acid labile subunit — MYRYRTFKLQCFLIFTIIINVDCTSFIKPNTSGSMKCIYDGNGIFSATCINAIPSYFKITPFIFDNKTVSLRCVNCTLATLETGTFNFTGNYFKNLDLRNSAIENIDTKAFVGCSTVEHLLLANNHIKFIYPQTFFGVENVQQLKLQNNKIEGLKENGFLELINLKKLNLRENSISFIEKNSFNGLGELLELDLSYNKIKTSNNETWTNLINLEILNLQHNELTKLSGDEFFNMSALRKLDLSWNKITVPAFTLNMKFPQNVLLYLDLSHNSISVLTPFMYKTLNSLRNLDLSFNNIQEIPQKSLQGLENIVNISISYNNLTTFRIRTFSGLSGLKYLNMSHNSISKCKVDLFFRIFYLHDLDLSYNKLKDLDYISFVSSHPWLSYLNLRDNLFPCELKKDMDKYFIKRDDFRYAIWSKSGDKCAEKDNIIKK; from the exons ATGTATAGATATAGA acatttaaattacaatgtttCCTTATTTTCACAATCATCATCAACGTTGATTGTACATCTTTTATAAAACCCAATACTTCAGGTTCGATGAAATGCATCTACGATGGAAACGGTATCTTTAGTGCAACATGCATAAACGCCATTCCCAGTTACTTCAAAATTACCCCATTCATCTTCGACAACAAGACCGTAAGCTTAAGATGTGTTAATTGTACATTGGCCACCTTAGAAACAGGAACATTCAATTTCACCGGAAATTATTTCAAGAATCTAGATCTCAGGAACAGTGCGatagaaaatattgatacTAAAGCTTTCGTTGGTTGTTCAACTGTGGAACATCTACTGTTAGCAAATAAccatattaagtttatttatccTCAAACTTTTTTTGGTGTAGAAAATGTCCAACAATTGAAActacaaaacaacaaaatcgAAGGTTTAAAGGAAAATGGATTTTTGGAATTAATCAATCTTAAAAAACTTAACCTCagagaaaattcaatttcatttatagAAAAGAATTCGTTTAATGGTCTTGGTGAATTACTGGAACTGGACTtaagttacaataaaattaaaacttctaataaCGAGACGTGGactaacttaataaatttggaaattttgaaTCTACAACACAACGAACTTACTAAACTGTCCGgagatgaattttttaatatgtcggCACTGAGAAAATTGGATTTATCTTGgaataaaattactgttcCCGCCTTTACCCTGAACATGAAATTTCCTCAAAATGTTTTGTTGTATTTGGATTTGTCTCATAATAGCATAAGTGTTCTAACCCCGTTTATGTATAAGACTTTAAATTCCCTTAGAAATTTGGATTTAAgtttcaacaatattcaagAAATTCCACAAAAAAGTTTGCAGggtttagaaaatattgtcaaCATAAGTATTTCATACAACAACCTAACAACGTTCCGAATTCGTACGTTTTCGGGGTTGTCAGGACTGAAGTATTTGAATATGTCCCACAACAGCATTAGCAAATGTAAGGTAGATTTATTCTTTCGCATATTTTACCTCCACGATTTAGATTTATcatacaacaaattaaagGATCTAGACTACATTTCGTTCGTATCAAGTCATCCGTGGTTATCGTATCTTAATCTTCGAGACAATTTATTTCcttgtgaattaaaaaaagacatggataaatattttattaagagaGACGACTTCAGATACGCCATTTGGTCAAAAAGTGGAGATAAATGTGCAGAGAaagataacataataaaaaaataa
- the LOC109604848 gene encoding lysosomal alpha-mannosidase-like isoform X1, whose translation MGHKSRMRNLLVIFALCVLCVSAKPAKKIRESSCGYETCHPVDNTKINVHLIPHSHDDVGWLKTVDQYFFGAKTNIQSAGVNYIITNTVQSLKANPNRRFIQVETEFFKKWWEEASDSLRQDFRDLVNNGQIEMINGAIAMNDEACTNYMSTIDQFTWGLRFLNDTLGRCGIPKIGWQIDPFGHSREQASLFTQFGFNGFFFSRLDENDRKNRKENRRLDFLWQGSSSLENNEIFGSIFPTSLYFPPNDLNWDVGATDDPVIDDPESPDYNVPKFLTSVKKTIDEYKNWFPTNNIIFPMGGDFQYQAAEMQFLNMDKLIKIFENNSDINVIYSTPSCYLKAVYDANPTLKLKTDDFFPYGNSDHEYWAGYFTSRPNSKRFERTGNNILQATKQLTALAKLSGGKDYTDDVNDLREEMGIMQHHDAITGTEKQHVTSDYVRRLTKGIRNAEEHLDEVIGTLLEAKLDGVNLQSCLLANVSICSTEKGNNVIVVYNPLSRPVSHYVRVPVADGDYIVTGSDSTQIKSNIVPAISSFDYIPNEVGTPLPNELVFLAESIPAFGLQVYYLEKSGETTPKSENKQLKYTYGDNVNGFTINSTTGLLSSVTIQGKTVEITQEFLYYESAESGIWSGAYLFRPKVNTTAKSLSESVKIKSVRSTDNVDEVVQVFNDYITQIIRVYKNVEHSYIEFDWLVGPLPIGEQAGMGNEIISRFTVSDFDNDQVFYTDSNGRELIRREINKRPDYTYDPSYEPIASNYYPVTSRILIRDEAKNLEVAVLNDRSQAGSSLDNGELELMVHRRLFHDDYKGVDENLNETEFGQGVVVRGSHYLTLGEISPKEGNSAAVIERELALRKLLAPLVLVGSTDKTKNEVNEINFEYVSIKKSLPDNVNVLTLEPWKDNSYILRLENIYESDENSNVATVDLNDIFEKIQFSKIQETTLAANQWLDEFSEIPKFSWTSDVRKTKGWNVDTSKDSGSTITLAPMQIRTFIVEV comes from the exons ATGGGGCATAAGTCAAGGATGAGGAACCTACTGGTAATCTTTGCCCTTTGTGTTTTGTGCGTTAGTGCAAAACCGGCGAAAAAAATTAGGGAAAGCTCTTGTGGCTACGAG ACATGCCACCCCGtggataatacaaaaataaatgtgcatCTTATACCTCACTCACACGACGACGTAGGTTGGCTAAAAACAGTCGATCAGTACTTCTTTGGAG CCAAAACTAACATCCAAAGTGCCGGAGTCAACTACATCATAACCAACACAGTTCAATCACTGAAAGCGAATCCAAACAGAAGGTTCATCCAGGTGGAGACGgagttctttaaaaaatggtgggAAGAAGCGTCGGACAGCCTTCGCCAGGACTTCAGAGATCTGGTAAACAACGGCCAGATCGAAATGATCAACGGCGCCATCGCCATGAACGATGAGGCTTGCACCAACTACATGTCGACCATCGATCAGTTCACCTGGGGTTTGAGGTTCTTGAACGACACTTTGGGACGTTGCGGTATCCCGAAGATCGGCTGGCAAATCGATCCCTTCGGACACAGCAGGGAGCAGGCCTCCTTGTTCACGCAGTTCGGTTTCAACGGATTCTTCTTCTCGAGACTTGACGAGAACGACAGGAAGAACAGGAAGGAGAACAGAAGACTCGATTTCTTGTGGCAAGGCAGTTCCAGTTTGGAAAACAACGAGATTTTCGGAAGCATCTTCCCTACTAGCCTATATTTCCCTCCCAATGATCTTAACTGGGATGTTGGTGCTACCGATGATCCGGTCATCGATGATCCGGAAAGTCCTGACTACAATGTTCCTAAATTC CTTACTAGCGTCAAAAAAACGATCGATGAGTACAAAAACTGGTTCCCAACGAACAACATCATTTTCCCAATGGGAGGTGATTTCCAATATCAGGCTGCTGAAATGCAGTTTTTGAACATGGACAAACTCATCaagatttttgaaaacaattcTGATATCAATGTCATCTATTCCACACCATCGTGTTACTTGAAGGCAGTATATGATGCTAACCCGACTCTTAAATTGAAAACTGATGACTTCTTCCCATATGGCAACAGCGACCATGAATATTGGGCGGGATACTTCACATCAAGACCCAATTCCAAGAGATTTGAAAGGACAGGAAACAATATCTTGCAAGCGACAAAACAACTCACTGCATTAGCAAAACTTTCTGGTGGAAAGGATTACACTGATGATGTTAACGATTTGCGCGAAGAAATGGGCATTATGCAACATCACGATGCTATTACTGGTACTGAAAAGCAACACGTAACTTCCGACTACGTTAGAAGATTAACCAAAGGAATTAGAAATGCTGAAGAACATTTGGATGAAGTTATTGG aaCACTTTTGGAAGCTAAATTGGATGGGGTTAATCTTCAATCTTGCCTTCTTGCTAATGTTAGTATCTGCAGTACTGAAAAAGGAAACaatgttattgttgtttacaATCCTCTATCTAGACCAGTATCTCATTATGTACGTGTCCCAGTTGCCGACGGAGATTACATAGTAACTGGATCTGACt CTACTCAAATTAAGTCAAACATTGTGCCAGCCATCTCAAGTTTCGATTATATCCCAAATGAAGTCGGTACTCCACTTCCAAATGAATTAGTTTTTCTAGCTGAAAGCATTCCTGCTTTTGGTCTCCAAGTGTACTATTTGGAAAAATCTGGTGAAACCACAccaaaatctgaaaataaacaattaaaatatacttacgGAGATAATGTCAACGGATTCACAATCAACTCTACGACAGGTTTGCTGAGTTCTGTCACCATCCAAGGAAAAACTGTTGAAATTACAcaagaatttttatactacGAAAGTGCTGAAAGCGGCATTTGGTCTGGCGCATATCTATTCCGCCCAAAAGTTAACACAACAGCTAAATCACTCTCTGaatctgttaaaattaaatctgtcAGGAGCACTGATAATGTAGATGAGGTTGTTCAAGTATTCAATGATTACATTACACAAATCATCCGTGTCTACAAAAACGTTGAGCATAGCTACATTGAGTTTGACTGGCTTGTTGGACCATTACCAAT tggTGAACAGGCTGGCATGGGCAATGAGATTATTTCGAGGTTCACAGTTTCAGATTTCGACAACGATCAAGTTTTCTACACTGACTCCAATGGCAGGGAATTGATTAGACGTGAAATTAACAAACGTCCCGATTACACCTACGACCCATCCTACGAACCGATCGCCAGCAATTACTATCCTGTTACTTCTAGAATTTTGATCCGAGATGAAGCCAAGAATTTAGAAGTGGCCGTTTTGAACGATCGTTCCCAAGCAGGTTCGAGCTTGGACAATGGAGAATTGGAACTTATGGTGCACAGGCGTTTGTTCCATGACGACTACAAAGGTGTCGACGAGAACTTAAACGAAACCGAATTTGGACAAGGTGTTGTGGTTAGGGGATCACACTACCTTACACTTGGGGAAATTTCTCCAAAGGAGGGAAATTCTGCGGCGGTTATTGAAAGAGAGTTGGCTTTGAGAAAACTGCTGGCACCTTTGGTGCTTGTTGGGTCGACCGATAAAACGAAGAATgaagtaaatgaaataaatttcgaa taTGTTTCTATCAAGAAAAGTCTTCCTGATAATGTGAACGTTTTGACTCTGGAACCATGGAAAGATAACAGCTACATTTTGAggcttgaaaatatttatgaaagcgATGAGAATTCGAATGTAGCAACTGTTGATCTAAAT gatatttttgaaaaaatacagtttagcaaaattcaagaaacaactttGGCTGCTAACCAATGGTTGGACGAGTTCTCTGAAATTCCTAAATTCTCGTGGACATCTGATGTACGTAAAACGAAAGGATGGAATGTTGACACCAGCAAAGATAGTGGCAGCACTATAACATTGGCACCTATGCAAATTAGAACCTTCATTGTAGaagtttaa